The DNA segment AGTTCCTGGGTAGTTGTCGATACTTCAATGGTCGAACATTGTTTTTCACTTGTAGTACCATCTAAAAACAGCGCAGTATCGTTGCATTCGCATCTTTCTCTGTACTCCTGCCAAGGGGAAGTGCAGCAGAATGCTGGCTGTGATTTTAGGATGAGGATAGTCTGTTTCAACAAAGAGTCTACCACTGTAGGATCACTGAGGGGAGGCATCCATAGACCATTCTGATAGCATTCAATCTTCCCTGGTATGGTCCCAGCATTTGCAGTACAGTCTACCTCTACCCATTCTCCACCTTTACTGTCACCCACAACACACGATGCCTTACCAGCCGGGTAATCTACCTGAAGATTTACTCTTTGTATGTCATCACCGAGTATGTTACCATCCTTATATACAAACAAGATATAGGTCCCTTGATCAGCCCTTCTCAAATCAGTTATTGTCAGTGCTAAAGAGCAGGTTCCAGTATCAATCTTGTTCTGAACATTGAATCTTTGGACCTGATCTTGTGTCAGAGACAGTGATAACCCATCAGTAGATCTGTAAAATGGGGAGTTAGTTGATTGTTGTAAAGTGACTTGTGAACTGTTACATGGGTAAGGAAATGTTAAGTCTACTCCCTCCCCTTCTACAGTGCTGACTGCCTGAACTACATGTAAACATACTTGGAAAAGGATTGAAATGCAAGCAATCATTATGGGGGTTCTTGCCATGCTGCAATTTTCCCTATTAAAAAGTCTTATTCTCAAAATTCGATGTTCAATATGGGAgcctttgataataataataataataactttgtCTTATAGTTATAcaacacttttcatgaaattcGCATAAAAGTGCTTTACATGTTTTTGTTCTTCTTAAATAtgtatttgttatatatatggGGCCAGGCTTAACTCGCACTTGTGCTATTTCCTGGTCCCATTTACCATTGTATGTGTAATTTGTTTCATAACCTATAAACATGTGAATATTGTTggttcaaataaatgaataaatcaaatcatatcGAATCGAATAATATATCAAGTCAAATCAGATCACATCATAttgaatataatataatatcaaaTCATATCAATGTAGATACAATAACATGTACAAAGAACAAATAAAAGATCAAAGAAACTATGATTCAAACTATGGTGAATATGactttttcattcaattctgcattaaatttttttatctGAACAATCTGGCATTGGGTAGAACGAATGGATGATTATGATGTCACTCGGCTGGTTTCATATGATGTCATCAAATTGCTGTTGCATCTCCCCATCTACACGTGAAAACAATGTCAACAGAGTTGGTATGGATGCCTGCCTCTGCTATGCCTATCAGCTGAAGGAAACCTTGTAGATGAGTGAATTCCTCAATTTAGTCTTCAGAGATCCTTTATGTCAAAAGAATATAACAGGAGAATGCAATCGTGACGATTAGGAGAGCAATGGTTTGAAAGGAATTGTTTTTGAGAGCTGGATGAACAAAGGCTCATCAAAGACTTACGCTCACACATTGAATATGATAGCATCTAAATCCCATCTTCATTAATGCCAAAAAACTTCCGAAAGCATGGAAAAAAAGACAAGTTTTTGTTGgtgaaatggaaaataatttctctctcaactTAACTCTAAACCCCCAACAATTTCTGAAAAgaactgtaaaccagaaggaatgttgagtgagaacagcttgagtagtagagctgatgctGGCTTgggtcggcgagtagagatgatgagtagtagagctctctactactcatcatgtctactcgccgactcaagccagcatctcctcatcagctctactactcaagctgttctcactcaacattccttctggtttacagtccttttcaggactattttcaagaaagaatactcttctctcaaatctccactttcttgcctgtccacttcttctcttctatccactgtttctataacactccacatggtgtaccgtaaaccacatcagcaattgtacatgccaccatgcaaaccttcaaacaacagcTCATCATGATCATGCAGAGTAGAACAAGATTTGTAACCATCAGAAGTTGTCTTTTAGTCAGTATctcacttttcctttttttattcaatttacttGCAATCCAGGATGATCAGTCAATGATTAACCAAAATATGGTTATTTACTTGCAATCCAGGATGATCAGTCAATGATTAACCAAAATATGGTCATTTACTTGCAATCCAGGATGATCAGTCAATGATTAACCAAAATATGGTCATTTACTTGCAATCCAGGATGATCAGTCAATGATTAACCAAAATATGGTCATTTACTTGCAATCCAGGATGATCAGTCAATGATTAACCAAAATATGGTCATTTACTTGCAATCCAGGATGATCAGTCAATGATTAACCAAAATATGGTCATTTACTTGCAATCCAGGATGATCAGTCAATGATTAACCAAAATATGGTCATTTACTTGCAATCCAGGATGATCAGTCAATGATTAACCAAAATATGGTCATTTACTTGCAATCCAGGATGATCAGTCAATGATTAACCAAAATATGGTCATTTACTTGCAATCCAGGATGATCAGTCAATGATTAACCAAAATATGGTCATTTACTTGCAATCCAGGATGATCAGTCAATGATTAACCAAAATATGGTCATTTACTTGCAATCCAGGATGATCAGTCAATGATTAACCAAAATATGGTCATTTACTTGCAATCCAGGATGATCAGTCAATGATTAACCAAAATATGGTCATTTACTTGCAATCCAGGATGATCAGTCAATGATTAACCAAAATATGGTCATTTACTTGCAATCCAGGATGATCAGTCAATGATTAACCAAAATATGGTCATTTACTTGCAATCCAGGATGATCAGTCAATGATTAACCAAAATATGGTCATTTACTTGCAATCCAGGATGATCAGTCAATGATTAACCAAAATATGGTCATTTACTTGCAATCCAGGATGATCAGTCAATGATTAACCAAAATATGGTTGTCCCACTATACTTGACACCATTAGgcattacatgtaaatatggtttacatgtatttcactttcGATGCACTTAAAATGGCTGTCTCGGTATAACATTTTATATCCTCTTCATAATAGTTTTGTTTTTCAGACCCCTTTGAGGTCTTATCGTGCAGTTTTGTTCGTTTTATTTGTCTTTTCACTGTGTACAACAAAACCTGATATATATTGTTAGGACATAGATCC comes from the Lytechinus variegatus isolate NC3 chromosome 9, Lvar_3.0, whole genome shotgun sequence genome and includes:
- the LOC121421299 gene encoding uncharacterized protein LOC121421299; amino-acid sequence: MARTPIMIACISILFQVCLHVVQAVSTVEGEGVDLTFPYPCNSSQVTLQQSTNSPFYRSTDGLSLSLTQDQVQRFNVQNKIDTGTCSLALTITDLRRADQGTYILFVYKDGNILGDDIQRVNLQVDYPAGKASCVVGDSKGGEWVEVDCTANAGTIPGKIECYQNGLWMPPLSDPTVVDSLLKQTILILKSQPAFCCTSPWQEYRERCECNDTALFLDGTTSEKQCSTIEVSTTTQELTNNVTSEPTSITTTSMKDTKGHCISKHMIITTLFLAIFIIIIIIITYIVIHLICRQRHCTYMDKNTMRSSRPPIKDDDIDVKIQEIEFSV